In a single window of the Pyrococcus sp. NA2 genome:
- a CDS encoding Lrp/AsnC family transcriptional regulator, whose amino-acid sequence MPGIDEIDEIIVRELRKNSRITLTELGKKVGLTASAVKNRIEKLEKLGVIKGYSAVIDHSFFGEFITAIIELELIDPESQDLHKMLVPILKMRNISDVYKKTGEFPLVIKGTFKDVEALNSFLRSLRGHYLKNLIRRVRISIVLENFKEAGITLK is encoded by the coding sequence ATGCCCGGGATAGATGAAATCGATGAGATAATTGTTAGAGAACTCAGAAAGAATAGCAGAATAACTCTCACTGAGCTGGGGAAAAAGGTTGGATTAACGGCATCGGCAGTTAAAAATAGAATTGAGAAGCTTGAAAAGTTAGGCGTGATCAAAGGATACTCGGCAGTCATAGATCATTCCTTCTTCGGCGAGTTCATTACTGCAATTATAGAGTTGGAGCTTATAGATCCCGAGTCCCAGGATCTCCATAAAATGCTCGTTCCAATATTAAAGATGAGAAACATTAGTGACGTTTACAAGAAAACAGGGGAGTTTCCCCTGGTAATTAAGGGGACTTTCAAGGATGTTGAGGCCCTAAACTCATTCTTGAGGAGTCTAAGAGGGCATTATCTGAAGAATTTGATTAGGAGGGTGAGGATCTCAATAGTATTAGAGAATTTTAAAGAGGCAGGGATAACGCTGAAGTAG
- a CDS encoding transcriptional regulator → MKHEDKLTKLETLLRAIGLKKNEIMIYRLLVEKKRGMRIKEIQKELGISERSVRTHVLNLYRKGLLKRELIQRGWLGYIYTAVSPGEILQRIKEHIMKSIEELEKEFKNQTRS, encoded by the coding sequence ATGAAACATGAAGACAAGTTAACCAAGCTAGAGACATTATTAAGGGCCATAGGGTTAAAAAAGAATGAGATAATGATATATAGGCTACTGGTCGAGAAGAAGAGGGGAATGAGAATAAAGGAGATACAAAAAGAGCTTGGAATTAGTGAGAGGAGTGTGAGAACTCATGTTTTGAATTTGTATAGGAAGGGACTATTGAAGAGGGAGCTCATTCAGAGAGGTTGGCTTGGTTACATTTATACAGCAGTGTCCCCGGGAGAGATACTCCAGAGGATCAAGGAGCACATAATGAAGAGTATAGAGGAACTTGAAAAAGAATTCAAAAATCAAACAAGGTCATGA
- a CDS encoding cupin domain-containing protein — MYIGHVKDTPEKEVPNANNTTIRWLISPKVGAKNFAMRYFVIKKGGEIPIHQHNWEHEIFVVKGEGYLTKDGKNWFKVVPGSYIYIPPNEPHGYRNEDSETFEFICIIPAKREAIPEDEWQE, encoded by the coding sequence ATGTACATTGGGCATGTAAAGGACACGCCTGAGAAGGAGGTTCCAAATGCGAATAACACCACGATAAGATGGCTCATAAGTCCGAAGGTTGGAGCCAAGAACTTTGCAATGAGATATTTTGTCATTAAGAAGGGAGGTGAGATTCCAATACACCAGCATAATTGGGAGCACGAGATATTCGTTGTTAAGGGCGAAGGTTATCTTACAAAAGATGGAAAAAATTGGTTTAAAGTTGTTCCAGGGAGCTACATATATATTCCTCCAAATGAGCCTCATGGTTATAGGAACGAGGATTCTGAAACATTTGAATTCATATGCATAATTCCGGCAAAGAGGGAAGCAATACCAGAAGACGAGTGGCAGGAGTAA
- a CDS encoding DUF4910 domain-containing protein — MESLLKLVEKFDAENVLRDVVEISKFHRIQGSREIVEASEYVAKRLEEVGIEYEFLNDTYDGKSYHLTLPSPIGWEVLEGELKFNEKILKTSKSPLLVMAHSPAGEAEGEVLPILREEDWEKAEGKIVLVGEKWREAYKRANEVGAKAFIAYRRGTGNAFPYIGLFLTKRDLEWAKIPALAVPEAIANELIEKSKKGGVRIEVTVKTEIKEREEMPILYARIGEPPYLLFSAHICHPKPGANDNASGSAMLIELARILNKNNGRVGFAFLWIPEYHGTQAFIPKVNLEEIYANINLDMVGGSEDRSNSTIMLVRTPLSRFSLLPGVLELFLRKVNAGGKSFSGSPLPKLKLKEYPYEMGSDHDVFNIFGIPGIMPITWPDNYYHTSADTPEKLSLESLEVIGKAVAATALFLAKAEKEDIERVARGFAMKYLGELSMERKIEVAESLVMNGLSRDSTFLGLKMGKELEGEGWLEWKEKGVISTKALEYRDEELAKKFRDIVEEERMISVHIHEYLMLSEILDRERALKALRDEYGEVKEDKISEAIEILEKVNVIKTR; from the coding sequence ATGGAATCGCTTCTTAAGCTTGTGGAGAAATTCGATGCAGAGAACGTTCTTAGAGATGTCGTTGAGATATCAAAATTCCATAGAATCCAGGGTTCAAGGGAGATAGTTGAGGCTAGTGAATACGTAGCGAAGAGACTTGAAGAGGTGGGCATTGAATATGAATTCCTTAATGACACCTATGATGGCAAATCGTACCACCTAACCTTACCCTCCCCGATAGGCTGGGAAGTTCTAGAGGGGGAACTCAAATTCAATGAAAAAATCCTGAAGACATCGAAGTCTCCCCTCCTCGTTATGGCCCATTCACCGGCTGGAGAGGCTGAGGGAGAAGTGCTACCAATATTAAGGGAAGAAGACTGGGAAAAAGCCGAAGGAAAGATAGTGCTCGTAGGAGAGAAGTGGAGAGAAGCTTACAAAAGAGCTAATGAAGTAGGAGCAAAGGCATTCATAGCATACAGGAGAGGAACTGGAAATGCGTTCCCATACATAGGGCTATTCTTAACGAAGAGGGACTTGGAGTGGGCCAAGATACCTGCACTGGCAGTTCCAGAAGCGATAGCGAACGAATTGATTGAGAAGTCCAAGAAAGGTGGAGTTAGGATAGAGGTAACAGTGAAAACTGAAATTAAAGAGAGGGAAGAAATGCCAATCCTCTATGCTAGGATAGGGGAACCCCCATACCTCCTCTTCTCAGCTCACATATGCCATCCAAAGCCAGGAGCAAATGATAATGCATCGGGCTCAGCGATGTTGATAGAGCTTGCAAGAATACTTAACAAGAACAATGGCAGGGTTGGATTTGCGTTCCTCTGGATTCCAGAATACCACGGAACTCAAGCGTTCATTCCAAAGGTCAATCTTGAGGAGATATATGCTAACATAAATCTCGATATGGTGGGAGGTAGTGAGGACAGGTCGAACTCGACGATAATGCTCGTTAGAACGCCACTCTCAAGATTCTCCCTACTTCCTGGAGTCTTAGAGCTGTTCTTGAGGAAAGTTAATGCAGGAGGAAAGAGCTTCTCCGGTTCCCCCCTACCGAAGCTTAAGTTAAAGGAATATCCCTACGAGATGGGAAGCGATCATGATGTGTTTAACATCTTCGGAATCCCAGGGATCATGCCAATAACTTGGCCCGACAATTACTATCACACTTCAGCTGATACACCTGAAAAGCTCAGCCTTGAATCCCTGGAGGTGATAGGAAAGGCCGTTGCAGCAACAGCATTGTTCCTCGCCAAGGCCGAGAAGGAAGATATTGAAAGGGTTGCAAGGGGCTTTGCAATGAAGTATCTCGGAGAGCTAAGCATGGAAAGAAAGATAGAGGTTGCCGAATCCCTGGTCATGAACGGCTTGAGCAGAGATTCAACGTTCCTCGGACTCAAGATGGGTAAGGAGCTCGAGGGAGAGGGATGGCTCGAGTGGAAGGAGAAAGGAGTAATAAGCACAAAGGCCCTAGAATACAGGGATGAGGAACTAGCCAAGAAGTTCAGGGACATCGTTGAGGAGGAGAGAATGATCAGCGTTCACATCCACGAATACCTAATGCTCAGCGAAATCCTGGATAGAGAAAGAGCCCTCAAGGCCCTAAGGGATGAATATGGAGAAGTTAAGGAGGATAAGATAAGTGAAGCCATCGAGATTCTGGAGAAGGTCAACGTCATTAAGACCAGGTGA
- a CDS encoding glycosyltransferase, which produces MKISIIVPTYNERDNLEELFSRINASLKGYDYEIIVVDDDSPDRTWEKALELSKLYPVRVIRRIGEKGLSSAVIRGFSEAKGDVFVVMDADLQHPPEVIPSLIEGIVEGYDIVIASRYVDGGRVENWPLYRKLISKGAIMIGRLALPKISKIKDPVSGFFALRREVVEGVELNPIGFKILMEILVKGRYSRVKEVPFTFSTRRFGESKLKGKTMINYLRHVYRLMKWEKEVDRLIRFSLVGLSGILVNEGFLWLFVRLGLSKEIAVIPSTELSIINNFIWNDLWTFRDIRKGSIFARFVKFHLAALVGAVAQFLVYWLLLFLGVHYLLANLFGIGASFLIRYIFNRHITWS; this is translated from the coding sequence ATGAAGATCTCAATAATAGTCCCCACGTACAATGAGAGGGATAACTTGGAGGAGCTCTTCTCAAGGATCAACGCTTCTTTGAAGGGTTATGATTATGAAATAATAGTTGTTGACGATGATTCTCCGGATAGAACATGGGAAAAGGCCCTTGAGCTTTCCAAGCTTTATCCAGTTAGAGTCATAAGGAGGATTGGGGAGAAAGGGCTTTCCTCAGCAGTCATAAGGGGATTTTCGGAGGCAAAAGGTGATGTATTTGTTGTCATGGATGCGGATCTCCAGCATCCCCCCGAGGTTATTCCGAGCTTAATTGAAGGTATCGTTGAGGGCTATGACATAGTGATTGCAAGCAGATACGTTGATGGAGGTAGGGTAGAGAATTGGCCCCTCTACAGGAAGCTCATCTCCAAAGGTGCAATAATGATAGGAAGGTTGGCCCTGCCAAAGATATCCAAGATTAAGGATCCGGTGAGTGGCTTCTTTGCACTCAGGAGGGAGGTTGTTGAAGGCGTTGAACTCAATCCAATAGGCTTTAAGATCCTCATGGAGATCCTCGTGAAGGGTAGGTATTCGAGGGTTAAGGAGGTTCCCTTCACGTTCTCAACCAGAAGATTCGGAGAGAGCAAACTGAAGGGAAAAACAATGATAAATTATCTGAGGCACGTTTACAGGTTAATGAAGTGGGAAAAAGAGGTGGACAGACTTATCAGGTTCTCCCTGGTTGGTCTCTCTGGAATACTCGTTAATGAAGGTTTCCTGTGGCTCTTCGTTAGGCTTGGTCTCTCAAAGGAGATAGCCGTTATTCCTTCAACTGAGCTTTCCATAATAAATAATTTCATCTGGAATGATCTCTGGACGTTCAGGGATATAAGAAAGGGAAGCATATTTGCAAGGTTTGTGAAGTTTCATCTGGCGGCCTTGGTTGGAGCCGTTGCCCAGTTCCTAGTTTACTGGCTCCTTCTGTTCCTTGGAGTCCACTATCTACTTGCGAACCTCTTCGGCATAGGTGCATCCTTCCTGATTAGGTACATCTTCAACAGGCACATCACCTGGTCTTAA
- a CDS encoding fibrillarin-like rRNA/tRNA 2'-O-methyltransferase — protein MEVKKHKFPGVYIVIDDDGSEKIATKNLVPGQRVYGERVIKWEGEEYRIWNPHRSKLGAAIMNGLKNFPIKPGKNVLYLGIASGTTASHVSDIIGWEGKIFGIEFSPRVLRELVPIVEERKNIVPILGDATKPEEYRALVPKVDVIFEDVAQPTQAKILIDNADVYLKRGGYGMIAVKSRSIDVTKEPEQVFREVERELSEYFEVIERLNLEPYEKDHALFVVRKP, from the coding sequence GTGGAGGTTAAGAAGCACAAGTTCCCTGGCGTTTATATAGTCATCGACGACGATGGTAGTGAGAAGATAGCAACCAAGAACCTCGTTCCAGGGCAGAGGGTTTACGGTGAGAGGGTGATAAAGTGGGAGGGTGAGGAGTACAGGATTTGGAACCCTCACAGGTCGAAGCTTGGCGCGGCAATAATGAACGGTCTCAAGAACTTCCCAATTAAGCCGGGGAAGAACGTTCTCTACCTTGGAATTGCAAGTGGAACAACGGCATCTCACGTAAGTGATATAATCGGCTGGGAAGGAAAGATATTCGGGATAGAGTTCTCGCCGAGGGTGCTAAGAGAGCTGGTCCCAATAGTTGAGGAGAGGAAGAACATAGTTCCCATCCTAGGCGATGCAACGAAGCCTGAAGAGTACAGGGCCTTGGTTCCAAAGGTTGACGTTATCTTTGAGGACGTTGCACAGCCAACTCAGGCTAAGATACTCATAGATAACGCCGATGTCTACCTTAAGAGGGGAGGCTATGGAATGATAGCGGTAAAGAGCAGGAGTATAGACGTTACTAAGGAACCGGAGCAGGTTTTCAGGGAAGTTGAAAGGGAGCTTAGCGAATACTTTGAGGTCATAGAGAGACTCAATCTCGAACCATACGAAAAGGATCACGCCCTGTTCGTTGTTAGAAAACCCTGA
- a CDS encoding hypothetical protein (functions along with aFIB and aL7a; guides 2'-O-methylation of ribose to specific sites in RNAs), whose protein sequence is MKAFISENVRGIYAFDENGNLVLTRYFTEKPEKALDKLLKGELIEDMQKVLEELKGKGFTEFIFEHPELTRRAKELGYNARTEFPNLAGERLRSNPEEFLGENWYEDYYRVGVELTRLRIQEQSGARDKMVIQAIEALDDIDKVINLLVSRLREWYSLHFPELDEILPRHPQYVAFVKEVGHRDNIDEEKLRELGLSEEKIKKIVEAKEKTMGAWMDETDISVVQHFAEEIDRLYKLRRELEDYIDKAMDDVAPNLKALVGAKLAARLISLAGGLKELAMLPSSTIQVLGAEKALFRHLRTGAKPPKHGVIYQYPAINRSPWWQRGKIARALAGKLAIAARVDYFSGEYIAEELKKELEARIREIKEKYPRPPKRKREERRKPWKEKKKKKKKKKKGR, encoded by the coding sequence ATGAAGGCGTTCATCTCAGAGAACGTCAGGGGAATTTACGCCTTCGACGAAAACGGCAACCTCGTGCTCACAAGGTACTTCACAGAGAAGCCCGAGAAGGCCTTGGATAAGCTACTTAAGGGTGAGTTAATCGAGGACATGCAGAAGGTTCTGGAGGAGCTGAAGGGGAAGGGCTTCACGGAATTCATCTTCGAGCACCCAGAGCTTACAAGGAGGGCCAAGGAGCTTGGATACAATGCGAGAACGGAGTTTCCAAACTTGGCTGGAGAGAGGCTGAGGAGCAACCCCGAGGAGTTCCTGGGGGAGAACTGGTATGAGGATTACTACAGGGTTGGCGTTGAGCTCACAAGGCTTAGAATTCAGGAGCAGAGCGGAGCAAGGGATAAGATGGTCATTCAGGCAATAGAGGCTTTAGATGATATTGACAAGGTGATAAACCTCTTGGTTTCAAGGCTGAGGGAGTGGTATTCACTTCACTTCCCGGAGTTGGATGAGATATTGCCGAGGCATCCGCAGTACGTAGCTTTCGTTAAGGAGGTTGGGCACAGGGATAACATAGACGAGGAAAAGCTTAGAGAGCTCGGCCTAAGCGAGGAGAAGATAAAGAAGATAGTGGAGGCCAAGGAGAAAACGATGGGTGCTTGGATGGACGAAACCGACATCTCTGTGGTTCAGCATTTTGCCGAGGAGATAGACAGGCTCTACAAGCTCAGAAGGGAGTTGGAGGATTACATAGACAAGGCGATGGATGACGTTGCTCCCAACCTGAAAGCTTTGGTTGGTGCAAAGCTTGCCGCTCGTCTGATAAGCTTAGCTGGAGGTTTGAAGGAGCTTGCAATGCTTCCATCTTCAACGATACAGGTTCTTGGTGCCGAGAAAGCTCTGTTCAGGCACCTAAGAACTGGAGCAAAGCCTCCAAAGCACGGAGTTATCTATCAGTACCCAGCTATAAACCGCTCTCCATGGTGGCAGAGGGGTAAGATAGCTAGGGCACTGGCTGGAAAGTTGGCTATAGCGGCTAGAGTTGACTACTTCTCTGGAGAGTACATAGCGGAGGAATTGAAGAAGGAGCTTGAGGCTAGAATAAGGGAGATCAAGGAGAAGTATCCAAGGCCGCCAAAGAGAAAGAGGGAAGAGAGGAGGAAGCCATGGAAGGAGAAAAAGAAGAAGAAAAAGAAGAAAAAGAAGGGGAGGTGA
- a CDS encoding pyridoxal-phosphate dependent enzyme, producing the protein MHQKISALLSRFPRIELIPWETPIQYLPRISKMVGVDVYVKRDDLTGLGIGGNKIRKLEFLLGDAMAKGCDTVITIGAVHSNHAFVTALAAKKLGLDAVLLLRGKEELKGNYLLDKLMGIETRIYEAENSWELLKVAEEVAEELKAKGKKPYIIPPGGASPVGTLGYVRGVGEIYTQLKRMGIEVDTIVDAVGSGGTYSGLLLGSAIVKAKWKVVGIDVSSSTEKAKERVSEIVRKTMELLEVNVKVQEPIIYDYGFGAYGKVVKEVSRLIRLVGTSEGILLDPVYTGKAFYGLYDLAQKGALGDSVLFIHTGGLPGLFHYGEEMLNML; encoded by the coding sequence ATGCACCAAAAGATTTCTGCTCTTCTCTCAAGGTTTCCCAGGATTGAGCTCATCCCATGGGAGACTCCAATTCAGTACTTGCCAAGGATAAGCAAGATGGTTGGAGTTGACGTTTACGTAAAGAGGGATGATCTGACTGGCCTTGGAATAGGGGGAAACAAGATAAGGAAGCTGGAGTTCCTACTTGGGGATGCCATGGCGAAGGGTTGTGACACGGTAATAACGATAGGTGCAGTTCACTCAAATCACGCGTTTGTGACCGCATTGGCGGCCAAGAAGCTTGGGCTTGATGCCGTTCTGCTCCTAAGGGGTAAGGAAGAGCTTAAGGGGAACTACTTGCTCGATAAGCTAATGGGGATTGAGACGAGGATTTATGAGGCAGAGAACAGCTGGGAGCTTCTCAAGGTGGCCGAAGAGGTTGCTGAGGAGCTTAAGGCTAAGGGGAAGAAACCCTACATAATTCCCCCTGGGGGAGCATCCCCCGTTGGAACCCTCGGCTACGTAAGAGGGGTTGGTGAGATATACACCCAGCTAAAGAGGATGGGGATTGAGGTTGATACGATAGTGGATGCCGTTGGTAGCGGTGGCACCTACTCTGGCCTACTGCTTGGTTCGGCGATAGTTAAGGCAAAGTGGAAGGTCGTTGGAATAGACGTCAGCAGTTCGACTGAGAAGGCAAAGGAGAGGGTTAGTGAGATAGTGAGGAAGACAATGGAGTTACTGGAGGTAAACGTCAAGGTTCAAGAACCGATCATATATGACTATGGCTTCGGTGCTTACGGTAAAGTGGTCAAGGAGGTTTCGAGGCTGATAAGGCTCGTCGGGACGAGCGAGGGAATTCTGCTTGATCCAGTGTACACGGGAAAGGCCTTCTACGGCCTCTATGACTTAGCCCAGAAGGGGGCTTTGGGCGATAGCGTCCTCTTCATCCACACCGGAGGTCTCCCAGGACTCTTCCACTACGGCGAGGAGATGCTCAATATGTTGTGA
- a CDS encoding ThiF family adenylyltransferase, whose protein sequence is MLSERELERYDRQIMLFGVEGQEKLKRSRVAVVGVGGLGSPVAYYLTAAGVGEILLIDEQVPELSNLNRQILHWEEDIGKNPKPISAKWKLERFNSDVKIETFVGRLSEENVDDVLRGVDVIVDCLDNFETRYLLDDFAWRHGVPLVHGAVEGLYGQVTTIVPGKTKRLREIFPRVKKKEKFPILGATAGVIASIQVAEVVKLITGHGEPLMNKLLIVDLANNVFEIIEI, encoded by the coding sequence ATGCTGAGCGAGAGGGAGCTTGAGAGGTACGACAGGCAGATAATGCTCTTTGGAGTTGAGGGGCAGGAGAAGCTTAAGAGGTCTAGGGTTGCCGTTGTTGGGGTTGGGGGGCTTGGAAGCCCAGTCGCTTATTACCTGACCGCGGCTGGGGTTGGGGAGATTCTCTTAATAGACGAGCAGGTCCCCGAGTTAAGCAATTTGAACAGGCAGATCCTGCATTGGGAAGAGGACATTGGAAAGAATCCAAAGCCAATTTCTGCCAAGTGGAAGCTTGAAAGGTTTAACTCGGATGTTAAGATTGAGACCTTCGTTGGGAGACTGAGCGAGGAGAACGTTGATGATGTTCTCAGGGGCGTTGATGTTATAGTCGATTGCTTGGACAACTTTGAAACTAGGTATCTGCTTGACGATTTCGCATGGAGGCATGGGGTTCCGTTGGTTCACGGTGCCGTTGAAGGGTTGTATGGCCAAGTTACCACAATAGTCCCAGGGAAGACGAAAAGGCTGAGGGAGATATTCCCCAGGGTAAAGAAGAAGGAGAAGTTTCCAATTCTTGGGGCTACCGCTGGGGTTATAGCGTCGATTCAAGTTGCAGAGGTCGTGAAGCTTATCACGGGCCACGGAGAACCCCTTATGAACAAGCTCCTGATAGTTGATTTGGCAAATAACGTATTTGAGATAATAGAAATTTGA
- a CDS encoding HIT domain-containing protein: MKILWAPWRIEYIRAPKHEGCIFCDFPRENRDRERLILYRGKHAFIIMNNYPYNPGHVMVAPYRHVASVEDLTNEEMLEIMKLAALVMRAIRKVMKPDGFNLGFNIGKVAGAGVDGHVHLHIVPRWNGDTNFMPVIADTKVIPESLEQAYDELKKAIEEIENAEREGA; encoded by the coding sequence ATGAAGATACTGTGGGCCCCATGGCGAATTGAGTACATAAGGGCACCGAAGCATGAAGGTTGCATATTCTGCGACTTTCCCAGGGAGAACAGGGACAGGGAAAGGCTCATCCTCTACAGGGGGAAGCACGCGTTCATCATAATGAACAATTACCCATACAACCCAGGGCACGTTATGGTGGCTCCTTACAGGCACGTTGCTAGTGTAGAGGACCTAACCAATGAGGAGATGCTCGAGATAATGAAGCTGGCTGCTTTGGTTATGAGGGCGATAAGGAAGGTGATGAAGCCCGATGGCTTTAACCTTGGTTTCAACATAGGGAAAGTTGCAGGGGCGGGCGTTGATGGGCACGTGCACCTCCACATAGTCCCAAGGTGGAACGGGGATACCAACTTCATGCCCGTGATTGCCGACACAAAGGTTATTCCCGAGTCACTTGAGCAGGCATATGACGAGCTTAAGAAGGCCATAGAGGAGATCGAAAATGCTGAGCGAGAGGGAGCTTGA
- a CDS encoding restriction endonuclease, with the protein MLEIKWRSRPATYKDVKDFIRKVKGEFGSATMFFFSRSGFTEKAKELCEKEGVKMLTPKDLGIS; encoded by the coding sequence GTGCTCGAGATCAAGTGGAGGAGCAGACCTGCAACTTATAAAGATGTGAAGGATTTCATCAGGAAAGTCAAAGGTGAGTTTGGATCTGCGACGATGTTCTTCTTCTCAAGATCTGGCTTCACCGAGAAGGCTAAAGAGCTATGTGAGAAGGAAGGGGTTAAGATGCTTACGCCTAAAGACTTGGGAATTTCATGA
- a CDS encoding ATP-binding protein, producing MFVNRRAELKILHSAYESLKREEKVNVAIIGPRRIGKTELLLKFKEEVNGVVPYLNLQRIGSLESFIFAYTRELLYEIAKVVGMSIERSDLLTWDDLLILSAKLDLEREVKAIRDGTLETLFEMQEAILEKTGQKAVFILDEFQEVVNFKGFLETMRAVTEKQRNIAYFISGSAVRMMEEILAPKNPFFGQFKRVYLRGLPKEDTIELAKTTLERAGIEATHSALELIYKLTQGHPFYVLALCRRLIEEGFEKVKSRDVYYAFLTELLSEKGDIYMHLEYLFNESLSRAYKGPIHKQILLILAQEEGLRLSEIARRLNRPSGEVSNYLKFLLRTDLILKQGERYYFTDKLMRFWLAKTYLGITELELRRERFLEELVRELEEKYLKAKKELGIAKEAMIRERMREIFDIDFKPYRRGRCRV from the coding sequence ATGTTCGTAAATAGAAGGGCGGAATTGAAGATACTACACTCCGCTTACGAGTCGTTAAAAAGAGAAGAAAAGGTTAACGTTGCAATTATTGGGCCGAGGAGAATCGGAAAGACGGAGCTCCTTCTAAAATTTAAGGAAGAAGTCAATGGAGTGGTTCCATACTTGAACCTACAACGCATCGGGAGCTTAGAGTCTTTTATCTTTGCATACACGAGGGAACTTCTCTACGAGATCGCCAAAGTTGTGGGAATGAGCATTGAGAGGAGTGACCTCTTAACGTGGGACGATCTACTAATCCTTTCGGCAAAGCTTGACCTTGAAAGAGAGGTTAAGGCCATCAGAGATGGAACTCTTGAGACCCTCTTTGAAATGCAGGAGGCAATTTTAGAGAAAACGGGGCAAAAGGCCGTTTTCATATTGGACGAGTTCCAGGAAGTCGTTAACTTCAAAGGCTTCCTAGAGACGATGCGTGCTGTCACGGAAAAGCAGAGAAACATTGCGTACTTTATTTCTGGTTCTGCCGTGAGGATGATGGAAGAAATCTTAGCTCCAAAGAATCCTTTCTTTGGCCAGTTTAAGCGAGTTTATCTCAGAGGATTGCCAAAAGAAGACACAATAGAACTCGCAAAGACAACGTTGGAGAGGGCAGGAATAGAGGCAACTCACTCGGCGCTTGAGTTGATATATAAACTCACTCAGGGGCATCCATTCTATGTTTTGGCCCTCTGTAGGCGTCTAATTGAAGAGGGATTTGAGAAAGTTAAGAGTAGAGATGTTTACTATGCCTTTCTCACCGAACTCTTGAGCGAGAAGGGTGACATCTACATGCACCTTGAGTATCTCTTCAACGAATCGCTATCGAGGGCCTATAAAGGGCCGATACACAAGCAAATTCTACTCATACTGGCTCAAGAGGAAGGTCTAAGGCTCTCAGAAATCGCAAGACGCTTGAACAGGCCCAGTGGTGAGGTGTCGAACTATCTAAAGTTCCTTCTGAGGACGGATCTAATATTAAAGCAGGGGGAGAGGTATTACTTCACCGATAAGCTCATGCGTTTTTGGCTTGCAAAGACCTACCTTGGCATCACCGAGCTTGAGCTTAGGCGGGAGAGATTCTTGGAAGAGTTAGTTAGGGAGCTTGAAGAGAAGTACCTCAAGGCGAAGAAAGAGCTTGGAATTGCAAAGGAAGCAATGATCAGGGAGAGGATGAGGGAAATTTTTGACATAGATTTCAAGCCCTATAGGAGGGGGCGATGTCGAGTTTGA
- a CDS encoding ABC transporter ATP-binding protein, with protein MIESVNLTKFYPPPIKSLFDLKSLRDFLGKPREKIPALIDLNFKVKEGEIFGLLGPNGAGKTTFCKIANALVIPTRGNLYINGYDSVKEHDRIKGKIFTIFGGERDLFGLFQWRVSVEKNLKFIAELWGIPKGEAEKRINYALELLNLRDKRDEWYQKLSAGMRQKVYLALPFIIQPEVLILDEPTVYLDVFTRREVWNAILELSRDFGTTIILTTHNLKEAETLCDRVLIFNKKKIAEGKPKELIEKFQALKARRRLLVKVRGKVKTDDFEGIAEKVNIYNQNSLTYLELYIQEEHIREVLRILANYNVVDLQNEAASLEDVFTQLIKC; from the coding sequence ATGATTGAGTCAGTTAACTTGACTAAGTTTTATCCCCCTCCAATAAAATCGCTCTTTGACCTGAAGAGTTTGAGAGACTTTCTTGGAAAACCCAGAGAGAAAATCCCAGCCCTAATTGATTTAAATTTCAAAGTTAAGGAGGGCGAGATTTTTGGTCTTTTAGGTCCTAATGGTGCTGGGAAGACTACCTTTTGCAAGATTGCAAATGCTCTGGTGATTCCAACTCGAGGAAATCTTTACATTAATGGTTACGACTCAGTGAAGGAGCATGATAGAATCAAGGGCAAGATTTTCACAATTTTTGGTGGTGAGAGAGATTTGTTTGGACTCTTTCAATGGCGTGTAAGCGTGGAGAAGAACTTGAAATTTATTGCAGAACTCTGGGGAATTCCTAAAGGTGAAGCTGAAAAGAGGATTAACTATGCTTTGGAGCTTTTGAATCTCAGGGATAAGAGGGATGAGTGGTATCAAAAGCTTTCCGCCGGAATGAGGCAGAAAGTCTATCTCGCACTACCGTTTATTATTCAGCCTGAAGTTTTGATTCTGGATGAACCAACTGTCTATCTTGATGTTTTTACAAGGAGGGAAGTCTGGAATGCTATTTTAGAACTATCCAGAGATTTTGGAACTACAATAATATTAACTACTCATAACTTGAAGGAGGCCGAAACCTTGTGCGATAGAGTCCTGATTTTCAACAAAAAGAAAATCGCTGAAGGCAAACCAAAAGAACTAATCGAAAAATTTCAAGCTTTAAAAGCAAGGAGAAGGCTTTTAGTCAAAGTTAGGGGGAAGGTTAAAACTGATGATTTTGAGGGGATTGCAGAAAAGGTCAACATATACAATCAAAATAGTTTAACTTACCTAGAACTCTATATCCAAGAGGAACACATTAGAGAAGTTCTTAGGATCTTGGCAAATTACAATGTAGTTGATCTGCAAAATGAAGCCGCAAGTCTTGAGGATGTCTTTACTCAACTTATAAAATGCTAA